The following proteins are encoded in a genomic region of Nymphalis io chromosome 8, ilAglIoxx1.1, whole genome shotgun sequence:
- the LOC126770156 gene encoding protein KIAA0100 isoform X3: MNILLILCLIFFLIYSCVSWLLPALLAWLFKRKYHIKLKIGRIAVPKLILRDVSLSKDGYSIHIEEVSFKSSFFNSEINKLVSVVIKSVEVNNYAEEKRSAVVETILKPLLSKQNSNSRSDGLDDEASGYSTLKRDLSGLGQQKLLDFRNKKLPPSLIMFAQFMGVHIYNAIVTINSNLDNAWSVHASVSEVHADGAAGGPARALIFSANIVNARVMILKSSKSLAEASCSVLIEGTVKAEGPLNVEKIHTIVTNTTIMLQDELYVFLQNHKKRKHSRLPHFMEDHYDTLLPRLSPAIPKIFSLKIDATKIGCIDNITKTHFETTLQSLQVNSRFSAASVVVSASVAQVVGLPQVYVAVQMDQLKVQARSDTLVLINKLKLDAKLEKGVLNLYLIISTLNVTYNHSNAFEWYSAWQRLKKSKPLKMAESPSKPWDTESWWARVASSCAVQGCAELRGVALRALRSSAPAHVSSALAAGCSGLKVKLDQLLDTREEPYKWVVAQLVVGSRHWSAELLVDGGWAGSGGEPPPRRQHAWRSALLAVALVKWGTHGPRDSKIEAMMDCLRLEWSSEIADSVISFVDCLNDYRTTSTPKSPQQVVSDSSCSIAVNVALSHINLFLIIDEKMCLMTRIDAVTLEKTTAKAGALVSGLKMVEMVPYQGNVLCQRSDEIPTTFFHVRLARIEHVPSKERHSVLLDFQFIENVDFEWSANLHLKILTFVRAVRKFRDELKLKRERDSDISESKQKSSRAIDWRVSFKNQTHFGIILSQNNNMLFATDDMTIAYDHEKGLSILWSQLKMVLNGDEIISVEGYSMERATDDPEIRVERKANEGFVLMWNKVWAVNVGLVRVIFPYKHRFAEAVQGEFVSLFKWIKLIHGIKKKPFTEESPLPSDLHIKIDEIIIEMSDDPFEVRLRDNYELLEDEYKESQKRRTMLDAKVQELCKPHLFLPAGKVEELYAALRHKDAQIYVQRTRAAPPPRTRLVACCVSALSLLALADRSVHGARRAAARLRHLDADSPWPEDGIEFTTLWCRAVNVSCAQWQLRLRDFPQPLLSLSELRLWGTLMAAEEQPPPRAVRTVVIDQGEPWGKFELERSMMPLKWYYDLCCEMTEFSYAFGPCWEPVIAHCNLAFDQVSRPSLDPSAPLTWWDKVRLLFHGRLTVNCTKFTCLLHVSLDPYNTTEEMEVTWSDLVLDWTNGKLGFLGELKVFVRTASKYDDCRVLRVPALRLAVKLGWQCVGEPRDHHAVAPCAPTRLPEYSSNQEHDSYRAFRSQGLDLHLSMDTKPIEGDGPVLLLYGSTLRWFESLKLILSGTTRPTRRGRVFNNLRPRKPQLSRHYRNVSVSLTLHNLQNSSLLNPPAMEKCYCLSVRRVSYGREAGGAGSTPAPTHRLAVHDLRGAWTKLNRDLAFALIDTYIKTQQLKKNLSTKALKEEEKPTTSPKNQRETDVVSPPPAATQGGGGGANMLAALVAEAGEAGGEAPVVFSDELAGAEADAPPAHPSHLHLKHVLDDDNSHTACLIELVNSQVVLKGCETRGYVILCAARAEVRQRVRRAPAAAAWSGALSAMQYYATVCAADRDQLDENIQWVSVEEIEERWQGTEISTLPDVPRLVGSGHSAGGVIGRTVGPSADAGLAQLQRIVSRCACEFHYVSHEESEEGGGGAAGYGAPEPYDSFTLMHHDLDVCTNSMQYAMLLDVVNNVVLHVEPERRRTLERRARMRFQLQLHRDTDPRHLIHKLQTQVRESLARLRRLEKEYYLKNRSINGNDPVALAELKALDDQVNECKECAWSLGSELDAMVLAWREARRSAAAPAPRAPHARPHRYNEICFKSARWRLTDADGQLGIADLLLTNFLYTKTSRSDDSVEHQLEVGYVRVTNLLPNEPFPEVLAPQAACGRAPVARRAALRVFCRDRPPVGGISVKEHFEVNIVPIRIGLTKKFFNTMLKFCFPERDPDAIEEGEEEGEGTLRAGSGSSKKVKKKGKDSNSNFYVKRDKKDKDDVEKMKERAEKNKLFIYIKIPEVPVRVSYKGSKEKNLEDVRDLPLVLPTLEYHNVTWTWLDLLLATKSDTRRVIVSQAIRQKLQLHRRAAAAPEPHEDDKARLLLGDRTVAENKPQKKSTPSVFKFSKS; encoded by the exons atgaatatattactaatactatgtctaatttttttcttaatatattcttGTGTATCATG GTTACTACCAGCTTTATTAGCATGGCTTTTCAAacgaaaatatcatataaaactgAAGATTGGAAGGATAGCTGTAcctaaattaatattacgaGATGTAAGCTTATCGAAAGATGGGTACTCTATT CACATTGAAGAAGTATCTTTTAAAAGTAGCTTTTTCAATTCAGAGATCAATAAGTTAGTTTCTGTAGTAATCAAGTCTGTAGAAGTAAATAATTATGCAGAAGAAAAGAGAAGTGCAGTTGtcgaaactattttaaaacccCTCCTATCTAAGCAGAATTCAAACTCTAGGTCCGATGGACTTGACGATGAAGCAAGTGGTTACAGTACCCTGAAAAGAGACCTCAGTGGTCTAGGACAGCAAAAGTTACtagattttagaaataaaaaactgcCTCCTAGCCTTATTATGTTTGCTCAG TTTATGGGAGTCCACATCTATAACGCTATAGtaacaataaatagtaatttagaTAATGCATGGAGTGTGCATGCATCGGTGTCAGAAGTACACGCTGATGGCGCGGCCGGCGGTCCTGCGCGTGCACTGATATTTTCGGCTAACATTGTAAATGCTAGAGTGATGATTTTGAAAAGCAGCAAAAGCTTAGCAGAGGCATCATGCAGTGTGTTAATTGAAGGGACAGTGAAGGCGGAAGGTCCCTTAAATGTAgaa AAAATTCACACAATTGTTACTAATACAACAATAATGCTCCAAGATGAATTGTATGTTTTTctacaaaatcataaaaaaaggaaacatTCAAGGTTACCACATTTCATGGAAGACCATTATGACACCCTTTTACCAAGACTGTCGCCCGCTATTCCAAAG ATATTTAGTCTCAAAATCGATGCGACTAAAATAGGCTGTATTGACAACATAACGAAGACACATTTTGAAACGACATTGCAAAGCTTACAa GTTAATTCTAGATTCAGTGCTGCCTCTGTGGTAGTGAGCGCATCCGTAGCACAGGTGGTGGGTCTGCCACAGGTGTACGTGGCAGTGCAGATGGACCAGTTGAAGGTGCAGGCTCGGTCCGACACCCTAGTACTCATCAACAAGCTCAAACTAGACGCCAAG TTGGAGAAAGGTGTTCTTAACCTATATCTCATTATCAGCACCCTCAACGTTACCTACAACCATAGCAATGCGTTCGAATGGTACAGTGCGTGGCAGCGTCTTAAGAAATCGAAACCGTTAAAAATGGCCGAATCTCCATCAAAAC CGTGGGACACAGAGTCGTGGTGGGCGCGCGTGGCCAGCAGCTGCGCCGTGCAGGGCTGTGCGGAGCTGCGTGGTGTGGCGCTGCGAGCGCTGCGCTCCTCCGCGCCCGCGCACGTCAGCAGCGCGCTGGCAGCCGGCTGCAGCGGCTTGAAGGTCAAATTGGACCAGCTGTTGGATACTCGAG AGGAGCCCTACAAGTGGGTGGTTGCGCAGTTGGTGGTGGGGTCGCGCCACTGGAGCGCGGAGCTGCTGGTGGATGGCGGCTGGGCAGGCTCAGGTGGGGAGCCGCCCCCGCGCCGGCAGCACGCGTGGCGCTCGGCGCTGCTGGCCGTGGCGCTCGTCAAGTGGGGCACGCACGGCCCGAGGGACTCCAAG attgaaGCCATGATGGACTGTCTTCGGCTCGAATGGAGTTCCGAAATTGCAGATTCGGTGATATCGTTCGTAGATTGCCTAAACGACTACCGAACAACTTCGACGCCAAAATCACCTCAGCAAGTAGTCTCCGATTCCTCCTGTAGCATAGCAGTCAACGTAGCCCTGTCCCATATCAATTTGTTCCTAATAATCGATGAAAAAATGTGTCTGATGACGAGAATTGACGCTGTGACCTTGGAGAAAACAACCGCAAAGGCGGGGGCGCTCGTGTCCGGGCTGAAGATGGTCGAGATGGTCCCCTACCAAG GGAATGTTCTGTGTCAGAGATCAGATGAAATACCGACGACATTTTTCCACGTGCGGCTGGCCAGAATAGAGCACGTACCTTCGAAAGAGCGACACTCTGTATTGCTGGATTTTCAATTCATAGAAAATGTTGACTTCGAATGGAGTGCTAACTTGCACCTCAAAATCCTTACCTTCGTTAGAGCTGTCAGAAAATTCAGGGACGAGCTAAAATTGAAGAGAGAAAGGGACAGCGATATATCGGAATCAAAACAGAAGAGCAGTAGAGCGATAGATTGGAGAGTGTCGTTTAAGAATCAAACACATTTTGGTATCATTTTATCACAGAACAATAATATGCTTTTTGCAACAG ATGACATGACAATTGCCTACGACCACGAAAAAGGTTTATCAATATTATGGAGCCAGTTGAAGATGGTGTTGAATGGTGATGAAATAATCTCGGTCGAAGGGTACTCCATGGAGAGGGCCACTGATGATCCCGAAATAAGGGTCGAGAGGAAAGCGAATGAGGGATTTGTTCTAATGTGGAATAAGGTTTG GGCTGTAAACGTTGGCTTAGTCCGAGTAATATTTCCATATAAACATCGCTTCGCGGAAGCTGTGCAAGGGGAGTTCGTGTCGCTTTTCAAATGGATCAAATTAATacatggaattaaaaaaaagccgtTCACAGAGGAGAGTCCATTGCCCAGCGACTTACATATTAAG ATCGACGagataataattgaaatgaGCGACGATCCATTCGAAGTCAGGCTGAGAGATAATTACGAGCTACTGGAGGACGAATACAAAGAGAGCCAGAAACGACGGACGATGCTCGACGCGAAG GTGCAGGAGCTGTGCAAGCCGCACCTGTTCCTGCCGGCCGGCAAGGTGGAGGAGCTGTACGCGGCGCTGCGCCACAAGGACGCGCAGATCTACGTGCAGCGcacgcgcgccgcgccgccgccgcgcacgCGCCTCGTGGCGTGCTGCGTCAGCGCGCTGTCGCTGCTGGCGCTGGCCGACCGCAGCGTGCAcggcgcgcgccgcgccgccgcgcgcCTGCGCCACCTCGACGCCGACTC GCCGTGGCCCGAGGACGGCATCGAGTTCACGACGCTGTGGTGCCGCGCCGTGAACGTGAGCTGCGCGCAGTGGCAGCTCCGCCTGCGCGACTTCCCGCAGCCGCTGCTCAGCCTCAGCGAGCTACGTCTCTGGGGGACGCTGATGGCTGCAGAGGAGCAGCCGCCTCCTCGAG CGGTTAGGACTGTGGTTATTGACCAGGGCGAGCCTTGGGGTAAGTTCGAATTAGAGCGAAGCATGATGCCTCTGAAATGGTACTACGACCTCTGCTGCGAGATGACGGAGTTCAGCTATGCCTTTGGACCGTGTTGGGAACCTGTAATAGCGCACTGTAATCTTG CATTTGATCAAGTATCCCGACCGTCGTTAGACCCATCAGCCCCCTTGACGTGGTGGGATAAGGTACGGCTGCTGTTCCACGGGCGATTAACGGTCAATTGCACCAAGTTCACGTGTCTGCTGCACGTGTCTCTCGATCCTTACAATACGACCGAGGAGATGGAAGTGACTTGGAGCGATTTGGTTCTAGACTGGACGAACG GCAAGCTCGGCTTCCTCGGCGAGCTGAAGGTGTTCGTGCGCACGGCCAGCAAGTACGACGACTGCCGCGTGCTGCGCGTGCCGGCGCTGCGGCTGGCCGTCAAGCTGGGCTGGCAGTGCGTGGGCGAGCCGCGCGACCACCACGCCGTGGCGCCCTGCGCGCCCACGCGCCTGCCCGAGTACTCCAGCAACCAG GAGCACGACTCGTACCGGGCGTTTCGCTCTCAGGGGCTCGACTTGCATTTGAGTATGGACACCAAACCTATCGAGGGAGACGGACCCGTGCTTCTGCTATATGGAAGTACGCTGAG ATGGTTCGAGAGTCTCAAACTGATCCTGTCGGGCACGACGCGACCCACCCGACGCGGTCGCGTGTTCAACAACCTGCGACCGCGCAAGCCGCAACTATCGCGACATTACCGGAACGTCAGCGTCTCTCTCACGCTCCATAACCTACAG AACTCGTCGTTGCTGAACCCGCCGGCCATGGAGAAGTGCTACTGTCTGTCGGTGCGTCGGGTGTCCTACGGCCGCGAGGCCGGCGGGGCGGGCTCCACGCCGGCGCCGACGCACCGGCTGGCCGTGCACGATCTGCGCGGAGCCTGGACTAAGCTCAACCGCGACCTCGCCTTTGCCCTCATTGATACTTATATCAAAACGCAG caACTTAAAAAGAATCTTTCAACCAAAGCTTTAAAAGAGGAAGAGAAACCTACGACTTCACCAAAGAATCAACGAGAAACTGATGTAGTTTCTCCTCCTCCAGCAGCAACACAA ggcggcggcggcggcgccaaCATGCTGGCGGCGCTGGTGGCGGAGGCGGGCGAGGCGGGCGGGGAGGCGCCCGTCGTGTTCAGCGACGAGCTGGCGGGCGCGGAGGCCGACGCGCCGCCCGCGCACCCCTCGCACCTGCACCTCAAGCACGTGCTCGACGACGACAACTCGCACACCGCCTGCCTCA TCGAGCTGGTGAACTCGCAAGTGGTGCTGAAGGGCTGCGAGACGCGAGGGTACGTGATCCTGTGCGCCGCGCGCGCCGAGGTGCGCCAGCGAGTGCGCCGagcgcccgccgccgccgcctgGAGCGGGGCCCTCTCCGCCATGCAGTACTACGCCACCGTGTGCGCCGCCGACCGCGACCAGCTCGATG agaaTATTCAATGGGTATCAGTCGAGGAAATCGAGGAGCGCTGGCAGGGCACCGAGATCAGCACGTTACCCGATGTGCCCCGCCTGGTGGGCAGCGGACACTCCGCGGGCGGAGTCATCGGTCGGACTGTCGGGCCGTCGGCGGATGCGGGACTCGCTCAA CTCCAACGCATCGTGTCGCGCTGCGCGTGCGAGTTCCACTACGTGTCGCACGAGGAGAGCGAGgagggcggcggcggcgcggcgggctaCGGCGCGCCCGAGCCCTACGACTCCTTCACCCTCATGCACCACGACCTCGACGTCTGCACCAACTCCATGCAG TACGCGATGCTGCTGGACGTGGTGAACAACGTGGTGCTGCACGTGGAGCCCGAGCGGCGCCGCACGCTGGAGCGGCGCGCGCGCATGCGCTTCCAGCTGCAGCTGCACCGCGACACCGACCCGCGACACCTCATACACAAGCTGCAGACACAA GTGCGGGAGTCGCTGGCGAGGCTGAGGCGGTTGGAGAAGGAGTACTATCTCAAGAATCGGTCCATCAACGGGAACGACCCGGTCGCCCTCGCTGAACTCAAAGCTCTAGACGATCAG GTGAACGAGTGCAAGGAGTGCGCGTGGTCGCTGGGCTCGGAGCTGGACGCCATGGTGCTGGCGTGGCGCGAGGCGCGCCGCTCGGCCGCCGCGccggcgccgcgcgcgccgcacgCGCGCCCGCACCGCTACAACGAGATCTGCTTCAAGTCGGCGCGCTGGCGCCTCACCGACGCCGACGGACAGCTCGGCATCGCCGACCTGCTGCTCACCAACTTCCT ATACACAAAGACGTCACGATCGGACGACTCGGTGGAGCATCAACTCGAGGTGGGCTACGTGAGAGTCACCAACTTGCTGCCCAACGAACCCTTCCCCGAA GTGCTGGCGCCGCAGGCGGCGTGCGGGCGCGCGCCCGtggcgcggcgcgcggcgctgCGCGTGTTCTGCCGCGACCGGCCGCCCGTGGGCGGCATCTCCGTCAAGGAGCACTTCGAGGTCAACATCGTGCCCATCCGCATCG GTTTGACTAAGAAATTCTTCAACACGATGCTCAAATTCTGCTTCCCGGAACGAGATCCGGACGCTATAGAGGAAGGCGAAGAGGAGGGTGAGGGTACCCTTCGAGCCGGTTCCGGTTCTtctaaaaaagttaaaaagaaGGGCAAGGATTCAAACTCTAACTTCTACGTGAAGAGAGATAAGAAAGATAAGGATGACGTGGAAAAGATGAAG GAGCGAGCTGAGAAGAATAAGCTGTTCATTTACATCAAGATCCCGGAGGTGCCGGTGCGCGTCTCATACAAAGGCAGTAAGGAGAAGAATCTGGAAGACGTCCGAGACCTGCCACTGGTGCTGCCCACGCTAGAGTACCACAACGTCACGTGGACTTGGCTCGATCTGCTCCTAGCTACCAAGAGTGACACCAGAAG GGTGATCGTGTCGCAGGCCATCCGCCAGAAGCTGCAGCTgcaccgccgcgccgccgccgcgcccgaGCCGCACGAGGACGACAAGGCGCGCCTGCTGCTCGGCGACCGCACC GTGGCTGAAAATAAACCGCAGAAGAAAAGCACTCCGAGCGTATTCAAGTTTTCGAAATCGTAG